In the genome of Thermus neutrinimicus, one region contains:
- the ftsH gene encoding ATP-dependent zinc metalloprotease FtsH: MSRLPLNFLVFVLGLLLLAWAFSLAGTAGNPGGGVNYTTFLEDLQAGRVKEVVVRAGDTRIQGTLTDGSTFTTHAASPPDNQTLEAWMRKGVNVRVEPPPGQSPLGFLWPLLLVGLLVGALFYFSRSGRAGPSDSAFSFTKSRAKVLTEAPKVTFKDVAGAEEAKEELKEIVEFLKNPARFHEMGARIPKGVLLVGPPGVGKTHIARAVAGEAKVPFITASGSDFVEMFVGVGAARVRDLFETAKRHAPCIVFIDEIDAVGRRRGAGVGGGNDEREQTLNQLLVEMDGFEKDSTIIVMAATNRPDVLDPALLRPGRFDRQVAIDAPDVRGREQILRIHARGKPLAEDVDLALLAKRTPGFVGADLENLLNEAALLAAREGRKKITMKDLEEAADRVMMGPAKKSLVLTPRDRRITAYHEAGHALAAHFLEHADGVHKVTIVPRGRALGFMMPRREDMLHWSRKRLLDQIAVALAGRAAEELVFEDVTTGAENDFRQATELARRMITEWGMHPEFGPVAYAVREDTYLGGYDVRQYSEETAKRIDEAVRGLIEEQYGRVKNLLQEKREILERVAETLLERETLTAEEFQKVVEGLPLEEEEGAPQERPEKEPPRVVPKVKPGGALGGA, translated from the coding sequence ATGTCCCGGCTTCCCTTGAATTTCCTGGTCTTTGTTTTGGGCCTGCTCCTCTTGGCCTGGGCCTTCAGCCTGGCGGGCACCGCGGGGAATCCCGGGGGCGGGGTGAACTACACCACCTTCCTCGAGGACCTGCAGGCGGGCCGGGTGAAGGAGGTGGTGGTGCGTGCCGGGGATACCCGCATCCAGGGCACCCTCACCGATGGCTCCACCTTCACCACCCACGCCGCCAGCCCCCCGGACAACCAGACCCTCGAAGCCTGGATGCGCAAGGGGGTCAACGTGCGGGTGGAGCCTCCCCCGGGTCAAAGCCCCTTGGGTTTCCTCTGGCCCCTCCTCCTGGTGGGCCTTCTGGTGGGCGCCCTCTTCTACTTCTCCCGTAGCGGGCGCGCCGGGCCTTCGGACTCCGCCTTCAGCTTCACCAAGAGCCGGGCCAAGGTGCTCACCGAGGCCCCCAAGGTGACCTTCAAGGATGTGGCTGGGGCGGAGGAGGCCAAGGAGGAGCTCAAGGAGATCGTGGAGTTCCTGAAGAACCCGGCCCGCTTCCACGAGATGGGGGCCAGGATTCCCAAGGGGGTCCTTTTGGTGGGCCCCCCGGGGGTGGGGAAGACCCATATCGCCCGGGCGGTGGCTGGGGAGGCCAAGGTGCCCTTCATCACCGCAAGCGGCTCCGACTTCGTGGAGATGTTCGTGGGGGTAGGGGCGGCCCGGGTGCGGGACCTCTTTGAGACCGCCAAGCGCCACGCCCCTTGCATCGTCTTCATCGACGAGATCGACGCCGTGGGCCGCCGGCGCGGGGCAGGGGTTGGGGGCGGCAACGACGAGAGGGAGCAGACCCTGAACCAGCTTTTGGTGGAGATGGATGGGTTCGAAAAGGATTCCACCATCATCGTCATGGCCGCCACCAACCGGCCCGATGTCCTGGACCCCGCCCTTTTGCGCCCGGGGCGCTTTGACCGCCAGGTGGCCATAGACGCTCCTGACGTGAGGGGCAGGGAGCAGATCCTCCGCATCCACGCCCGGGGCAAGCCCTTGGCCGAGGATGTGGACCTGGCCCTTTTGGCCAAGCGCACCCCGGGCTTCGTGGGGGCGGATCTGGAAAACCTCCTGAACGAGGCGGCCCTCCTGGCAGCCCGGGAAGGCCGGAAGAAGATCACCATGAAGGACCTCGAGGAGGCGGCCGACCGGGTGATGATGGGGCCAGCCAAGAAGAGCCTGGTCCTTACCCCCCGGGACCGCAGGATCACCGCCTACCACGAGGCGGGGCATGCCCTGGCTGCCCACTTCCTGGAGCACGCGGACGGAGTGCACAAGGTGACCATCGTGCCCAGGGGGCGGGCTTTGGGCTTCATGATGCCGAGGCGGGAGGACATGCTCCACTGGAGCCGGAAACGCCTCCTGGACCAGATCGCCGTGGCCTTGGCCGGGCGGGCGGCGGAGGAGCTCGTCTTTGAGGACGTGACCACGGGGGCGGAAAACGATTTCCGCCAGGCCACGGAGTTGGCCCGGCGCATGATCACCGAATGGGGCATGCACCCGGAGTTCGGGCCGGTGGCCTATGCCGTGCGGGAGGACACCTACCTGGGCGGCTACGACGTGCGCCAGTACTCTGAGGAAACCGCCAAGCGCATAGACGAGGCGGTGCGTGGCCTCATCGAGGAGCAGTACGGGCGGGTGAAGAACCTCCTCCAGGAGAAACGGGAGATCCTGGAGCGGGTGGCGGAAACCCTCTTGGAGCGGGAAACCCTCACCGCCGAGGAGTTCCAGAAGGTGGTGGAGGGCCTGCCCTTGGAGGAGGAGGAGGGCGCTCCCCAGGAGCGCCCGGAAAAGGAACCCCCCCGGGTGGTGCCCAAGGTCAAACCAGGGGGAGCCTTAGGCGGGGCCTGA